One stretch of Streptococcus australis DNA includes these proteins:
- a CDS encoding NADP-dependent oxidoreductase — MKVAQHTTYNKNNITLNITEVAKPSITDKQVLVKVTAAGVNPLDNMISRGEVKMIVPYKLPQTAGNEVVGIVESIGKKVENLQVGDRVFGRLPLDHIGAFAEYLAVDSQALAKVPDYLSDEEAAAVPLTALTIMQALDLMGAQAGKTIFISGGTGGVGGMAIPIAKAKGLKVITNGAGDSAERVLNLGADRFIDYKTEDYTKTVSQVDYVLDTLGGTETEKQMSIIKKGGHLVSLRSMPNGAFAKRMNLPKWKQIILGLAGRKFDKMAGKYGVQYHFIFVESNGAQLQEVADLFSKLEIKPSIDTVYPFEEVNSALDKVANGRSRGKTVLSFKK; from the coding sequence CACAACACACTACTTATAACAAAAACAATATCACACTCAACATCACAGAAGTCGCTAAACCAAGTATTACAGACAAACAAGTCTTGGTGAAAGTCACCGCAGCTGGGGTTAATCCTCTTGATAACATGATCTCTCGTGGCGAGGTCAAGATGATTGTTCCTTACAAACTTCCTCAAACTGCAGGGAATGAGGTCGTTGGTATCGTTGAAAGCATTGGTAAAAAGGTTGAAAACCTTCAAGTAGGAGACCGTGTCTTTGGCCGTTTACCACTTGATCATATCGGCGCCTTTGCAGAATACCTAGCTGTCGATAGCCAAGCCTTAGCCAAGGTTCCAGACTATCTATCAGACGAAGAAGCTGCTGCTGTTCCGCTTACTGCCTTGACTATCATGCAGGCTCTTGACCTCATGGGCGCTCAAGCTGGGAAAACGATCTTTATTTCTGGTGGTACTGGAGGAGTTGGTGGAATGGCCATTCCGATTGCCAAAGCCAAAGGATTGAAAGTCATCACCAATGGAGCTGGAGATAGTGCTGAGCGTGTATTGAACCTCGGAGCAGATAGATTTATTGATTACAAAACAGAGGATTATACAAAAACTGTTAGCCAGGTTGATTATGTCCTTGATACACTTGGTGGAACTGAAACTGAGAAACAAATGTCTATCATTAAAAAAGGTGGTCATCTTGTTTCCCTTCGGTCTATGCCAAATGGAGCCTTTGCCAAACGCATGAATCTACCAAAATGGAAACAGATTATTCTTGGCTTAGCAGGTCGCAAATTTGATAAGATGGCGGGAAAATACGGTGTCCAATACCATTTTATCTTTGTAGAAAGCAACGGCGCTCAATTACAAGAAGTAGCTGACCTCTTTAGTAAATTAGAAATCAAACCCTCTATCGATACAGTTTATCCATTTGAAGAGGTAAATAGCGCATTAGACAAAGTCGCTAATGGTCGCTCACGTGGAAAAACAGTCCTCAGCTTTAAGAAATAA
- a CDS encoding alpha/beta fold hydrolase, with the protein MSYLTTKNQYITVQGNQIAYRELSKGKSKLPLLMLVHLAATLDNWDPKLLDLIAEKHHVIVVNLPGVGASQGKVAQTIPGMAEQTIDFVKALGYDKINLLGLSMGGMIAQEMVRSKPDLVNRLILAGTGPRGGKEVDKVTGKTFNYMFKAGLERIDPKRYIFYNHDEQGKIEALKVLGRMGMRTKEFADKDMNLSGFLTQLKAIKRWGKDSQDDLKFITQPTLIVNGDKDMQVPTENSYDMHEKIENSKLIIYPNAGHGSIFQYADEFSKELLAFLED; encoded by the coding sequence ATGTCATATCTTACTACAAAAAATCAATACATCACTGTCCAAGGAAATCAAATTGCCTATCGCGAACTTAGTAAAGGCAAATCAAAACTACCTCTTCTGATGCTGGTACATTTGGCAGCAACTCTCGATAACTGGGATCCAAAACTATTAGACTTGATTGCTGAAAAGCACCATGTAATTGTTGTCAATCTTCCTGGTGTCGGTGCTAGTCAGGGAAAAGTGGCGCAAACCATTCCTGGAATGGCTGAGCAGACAATTGACTTTGTAAAAGCGCTTGGTTACGATAAAATCAATCTCCTCGGACTTTCCATGGGGGGCATGATTGCCCAAGAAATGGTCAGAAGTAAGCCTGATTTGGTCAACCGTCTCATCTTGGCAGGAACAGGACCTCGAGGTGGAAAAGAGGTCGATAAGGTAACAGGAAAAACCTTTAACTATATGTTTAAAGCCGGACTCGAACGTATCGATCCTAAACGCTATATCTTCTATAATCATGATGAACAAGGGAAAATCGAAGCCTTGAAAGTCCTAGGACGAATGGGGATGAGAACAAAGGAATTTGCGGATAAAGACATGAACCTATCAGGATTCCTAACTCAACTCAAAGCTATTAAACGTTGGGGGAAAGATTCTCAAGACGACCTAAAATTTATCACCCAACCAACCTTAATCGTCAACGGGGACAAGGATATGCAAGTTCCAACGGAAAATTCCTATGACATGCATGAGAAAATCGAAAATAGTAAGCTGATTATCTATCCAAATGCTGGCCACGGTTCGATTTTCCAATATGCAGACGAATTTTCAAAAGAACTACTGGCTTTCTTGGAGGACTAA
- a CDS encoding SDR family NAD(P)-dependent oxidoreductase: MVKTILITGATDGIGKHLAKKLASEGHHVILHGRNPQKLELALQEVRAVSLRGRVSSYLADFSKLDDVYRFAEVIKRDFQSIDVLFNNAGLYAGKERKASAENVELTFMLSVLVPYMLTTELSPLLENATDGRVINTSSYMHHFAKVKDLDFGFENDYNPGLAYNNSKLYTIWMTRYLARDFFLKGSNITVNAYHPGLISTNLGNDSSDEKTKKSLFGRLMKSFSKDLDEGIETGYCLTLSEEITGLTGYYFDEKKVKSVSKKGYNLEKAQHLINYCDNKIELFKQKYALLN, translated from the coding sequence ATGGTCAAAACGATTCTGATTACAGGTGCTACTGACGGTATCGGTAAACATTTGGCAAAGAAATTGGCCAGTGAAGGCCATCATGTCATCCTCCATGGTCGAAATCCTCAAAAACTTGAGCTGGCGCTTCAAGAGGTTCGGGCGGTTTCCTTGAGAGGCAGAGTTTCTAGCTACCTTGCAGATTTTTCAAAATTAGACGATGTTTATCGATTTGCGGAGGTAATCAAGCGAGACTTTCAAAGTATCGATGTCTTGTTTAACAATGCAGGCCTTTATGCTGGGAAAGAACGAAAAGCGAGTGCTGAAAATGTCGAATTGACTTTTATGTTATCTGTTCTGGTTCCCTATATGTTAACAACTGAGCTAAGTCCCTTGTTAGAAAATGCGACTGACGGTCGTGTTATCAATACTTCTTCCTATATGCATCATTTTGCTAAGGTCAAGGATTTGGACTTTGGATTTGAGAATGACTATAATCCAGGATTGGCCTATAATAATTCGAAGCTCTACACTATTTGGATGACACGCTATCTAGCAAGGGACTTCTTTCTAAAAGGTTCAAATATTACTGTTAATGCCTATCATCCGGGCTTGATTTCAACCAACTTAGGGAATGATTCCAGTGACGAAAAGACGAAAAAGTCTCTCTTTGGGCGCTTGATGAAGTCATTTTCTAAAGATTTAGATGAGGGGATTGAAACAGGCTACTGCCTTACCTTATCAGAAGAAATCACTGGTTTGACTGGCTACTATTTTGATGAGAAGAAAGTAAAGTCTGTATCTAAAAAAGGATATAATCTCGAAAAAGCTCAGCATTTAATCAATTATTGTGATAATAAAATTGAGTTGTTCAAACAAAAATATGCTTTGCTTAATTAG
- a CDS encoding glycoside hydrolase family 32 protein: protein MINKTFTVEKANRFIAEHKHLVNTQYKPEEHFSAEIGWINDPNGFVYFRGEYHLFYQFYPYDSVWGPMHWGHAKSKDLVTWEHLPVALAPDQDYDRNGCFSGSAIVKDDRLWLMYTGHIEEETGVRQVQNMAFSDDGIHFEKISQNPVATGADLPDELIAADFRDPKIFEKEGRYYSVVAAKHKDNVGCVVLLGSDNLVEWQFESIFLKGVEHQGFMWECPDYFELDGKDCIIMSPMRYQREGDSYHNINSSVLVTGKVDWEAKQFVPETVEEIDHGQDFYAPQTLLDDQNRRIMIAWMQMWGRTLPTHDQGHKWAGVMTVPRILRLEDGKLRQFPIKKGQYQIQIDKDCRYRLGNDTDYLEFGYDSKAQQVYIDRSHLAQEIRGEEEQDTSRRYVDIEAKELEVILDKNSIEIFVNQGEASLTATYYLTVPAELSLLD from the coding sequence ATGATAAATAAAACATTTACAGTAGAAAAAGCCAATCGTTTTATAGCAGAACATAAACATCTCGTCAATACTCAATATAAACCAGAAGAACATTTTTCAGCTGAGATTGGCTGGATCAATGATCCAAATGGATTTGTCTATTTTCGTGGTGAATACCATCTCTTCTATCAATTCTATCCTTATGATAGTGTTTGGGGGCCAATGCACTGGGGTCATGCTAAAAGTAAGGACTTGGTGACTTGGGAGCACTTGCCAGTTGCACTGGCTCCAGATCAAGATTATGACCGAAATGGTTGCTTCTCAGGTTCTGCCATTGTCAAGGATGATCGCCTCTGGCTCATGTATACTGGTCATATTGAAGAAGAAACCGGTGTCCGTCAAGTGCAAAATATGGCATTTTCAGACGACGGCATTCACTTTGAAAAGATTTCCCAAAATCCAGTTGCAACAGGAGCAGACTTGCCAGACGAGTTGATTGCTGCTGATTTCCGTGATCCAAAAATATTTGAGAAAGAGGGGCGCTACTATTCTGTAGTTGCTGCCAAGCACAAAGATAATGTGGGCTGTGTCGTTCTACTAGGGTCCGATAACCTAGTAGAATGGCAGTTCGAATCCATCTTTTTAAAAGGGGTTGAACACCAAGGCTTTATGTGGGAATGTCCAGACTACTTTGAGTTAGATGGAAAAGACTGCATCATCATGTCACCAATGCGTTATCAACGTGAGGGAGATTCTTACCACAATATCAATTCTTCTGTTTTGGTTACAGGTAAGGTAGACTGGGAAGCTAAACAGTTCGTTCCTGAAACAGTAGAAGAAATCGACCATGGTCAGGACTTCTATGCGCCTCAAACATTGTTGGATGACCAAAATCGTCGTATTATGATTGCTTGGATGCAGATGTGGGGGCGTACACTTCCAACTCATGATCAGGGTCACAAGTGGGCTGGTGTCATGACTGTGCCTAGAATTCTCCGATTGGAAGATGGCAAACTAAGACAATTCCCTATTAAAAAAGGCCAATATCAAATCCAAATAGATAAAGATTGCCGTTACCGCTTAGGAAATGATACAGATTATCTTGAATTTGGTTATGATAGTAAGGCGCAGCAAGTTTACATTGATCGTAGCCATCTTGCTCAAGAGATTCGTGGGGAAGAAGAACAGGATACAAGCCGACGATATGTAGATATTGAAGCTAAGGAATTGGAAGTTATTCTAGATAAAAATTCCATTGAAATCTTTGTCAATCAAGGTGAAGCAAGCTTGACTGCAACTTATTACTTAACAGTGCCAGCTGAGCTATCACTTCTAGATTAA
- a CDS encoding carbohydrate ABC transporter permease, with protein sequence MKRFKPTTILEYILLTLLAGLFLFPMVWMVVSAMKPEADVYKNLTSWQAFLPSLNPSDWFKPYQEVFERFSIFTYLGNSIFYAGTFAIGSIIINALAGFAFAKVNFSGKKILFGFLLALLIIPVETVLIPQFTIINSLGLVNNRLAVIIPGLASVFNIYLFRNFFIAIPEEILESAKMDGASIVRIFFRIMLPMSKPAVATVGVLSFISSWNDYIWPLMVLTDSSKFSMQVAITTINTTQPVYINQVMAVLTISTIPLILVYVVAQKYIVQGLGGSGTGIK encoded by the coding sequence ATGAAACGATTTAAACCAACAACAATCTTAGAATATATTCTGTTAACCCTATTGGCAGGACTCTTCCTTTTTCCTATGGTTTGGATGGTAGTTTCAGCTATGAAACCAGAAGCGGATGTTTATAAAAATTTGACTAGTTGGCAAGCCTTCTTACCAAGTTTAAATCCCTCTGATTGGTTTAAACCTTATCAGGAAGTATTTGAGCGCTTTAGCATTTTTACATATCTAGGGAACAGCATTTTTTATGCTGGAACGTTTGCTATTGGTTCTATTATTATCAATGCACTGGCCGGTTTCGCTTTTGCAAAAGTCAATTTTTCAGGTAAGAAAATTTTATTTGGATTCTTACTTGCTTTACTTATTATTCCAGTAGAAACTGTGTTAATTCCACAATTTACCATTATCAATTCCTTAGGTTTGGTCAATAATCGTCTTGCAGTTATTATTCCAGGATTGGCGAGTGTATTTAATATTTACTTATTTAGGAATTTCTTTATTGCAATTCCAGAAGAGATTCTTGAGTCTGCAAAGATGGACGGAGCAAGTATCGTTAGAATTTTCTTTAGAATTATGCTTCCAATGTCTAAACCTGCAGTTGCTACAGTTGGTGTTTTATCATTTATTTCAAGCTGGAATGATTATATTTGGCCATTGATGGTTTTGACAGATTCTTCTAAATTTTCAATGCAGGTTGCAATTACAACTATTAATACAACTCAACCAGTTTATATCAATCAGGTAATGGCTGTATTAACTATTTCAACGATTCCGTTGATTTTGGTCTATGTAGTCGCTCAGAAATATATTGTTCAAGGTCTGGGTGGTTCCGGAACTGGAATAAAATAG
- a CDS encoding carbohydrate ABC transporter permease yields MSKETVVDTKRREKIKDNILGYSFLAPALILLGIFLVIPVGMVIYYAFTDYYLLTPDERKFVGFENFIQLIKDPIFLKSFLNTLKFVVWIIPVQLGAALGMALIVNKKRKGNMFFKVAFFAPVVMSLVVISILWLYLLNPNSGLLNAILNKVGLASQPFLTSPKQAMYAIVFVSAWQGAGYQMLLFLGGMQNIPQDVYEAAELDGFSKWAQFRYITMPLLKPTALFVLLTTLISAFKLIVQPMVMTQGGPLNSTITMVYYIYQQGFTDRLVGYSSSIALVFTTLIGMISLVQRRVLKEDD; encoded by the coding sequence ATGAGTAAAGAAACTGTTGTGGATACAAAAAGACGTGAAAAAATAAAAGATAACATACTAGGTTATAGTTTTTTAGCTCCAGCTTTAATTTTATTAGGTATCTTTTTGGTAATTCCAGTTGGAATGGTCATTTATTACGCTTTTACAGATTATTATTTGTTGACACCAGATGAAAGAAAATTTGTTGGATTTGAGAATTTTATTCAATTAATAAAGGATCCGATTTTCTTAAAGAGCTTCTTGAATACTTTGAAATTTGTTGTTTGGATTATTCCAGTTCAATTGGGAGCAGCCTTAGGAATGGCTTTGATTGTTAATAAAAAGCGCAAAGGGAATATGTTTTTTAAAGTGGCTTTTTTTGCTCCAGTTGTCATGTCCTTGGTAGTTATTTCTATTCTTTGGCTTTATCTTTTAAATCCAAATAGTGGCTTATTAAATGCTATTTTAAATAAGGTAGGTCTTGCTTCTCAACCTTTCTTGACTAGTCCCAAACAAGCTATGTATGCAATTGTTTTTGTTTCTGCTTGGCAGGGTGCAGGTTATCAGATGCTTTTATTTTTAGGAGGAATGCAGAATATTCCACAAGATGTCTATGAAGCTGCTGAATTAGATGGATTCTCAAAATGGGCTCAGTTTCGTTATATCACGATGCCCCTACTAAAACCAACAGCCCTGTTTGTATTGTTAACAACTTTAATTTCTGCTTTTAAGCTGATTGTACAACCAATGGTTATGACGCAAGGTGGTCCATTAAACTCAACAATTACTATGGTGTACTATATTTATCAACAAGGTTTTACTGATCGTCTTGTAGGATATTCTAGCTCAATCGCTTTAGTATTTACAACGTTAATTGGTATGATTAGCTTAGTACAACGTCGCGTTCTGAAGGAGGATGACTAA
- a CDS encoding ABC transporter substrate-binding protein, which translates to MRKGTMLSVVAGLSLAILAGCSGGTNSKQASSSNDIKVWVQFSDETNEGKAWQKVVDNFNQSGKSKYKVVTEYIPRSGSGGGYEDKVNAAITTNSLPDVITLDGPNTAAYAKSKVITPLDDYLKDNNMDDVLDSIKQQGTYNGKFYAFGFSESNVGVYYNKKMFKEAGIVESELPTLEKPWTWDEFNTIAKKLKDHYNKPAIDFRINSNDEMLPYAYMPLIWSNNGSVVNEDGTKAEGYFNSKESVEAVQFIQNLVKEGYTTVSPVEKGFETGEYPMLLSGSWTIADMNTNYKDIDFGILPYPVSSKTKKLVSPSGSWQLAVTTKSDKKEAASEFVKFATNTESSEIISLGNSVLPIRKSTIENIKDKVSEPMRFLMEQNSKTAHARPVVVAYPQVSRAFQQAMQDISYYEENPNVQKVLDTRTKEMQTAIDQSLK; encoded by the coding sequence ATGCGTAAAGGTACAATGTTATCTGTTGTTGCGGGGCTATCGTTAGCTATACTTGCAGGTTGTAGTGGAGGAACTAACTCAAAACAAGCGAGTTCTTCAAATGATATTAAAGTCTGGGTACAATTCTCTGACGAAACAAATGAAGGAAAAGCTTGGCAAAAAGTTGTTGATAACTTTAATCAATCAGGAAAAAGTAAGTACAAGGTTGTAACTGAGTATATTCCTCGTAGTGGTAGTGGTGGAGGATATGAAGATAAGGTTAATGCTGCTATCACGACTAATAGTCTTCCAGATGTTATTACCCTTGATGGACCAAATACGGCAGCTTATGCAAAATCTAAAGTAATTACTCCGCTAGATGATTATCTAAAAGATAATAATATGGATGATGTTTTGGACAGTATTAAACAACAGGGAACTTATAATGGGAAATTCTATGCATTTGGATTTTCTGAATCGAATGTTGGTGTTTATTACAATAAAAAAATGTTCAAAGAGGCCGGAATTGTGGAATCAGAGCTTCCAACACTAGAAAAGCCATGGACATGGGACGAATTTAATACGATTGCTAAAAAATTGAAAGATCATTATAACAAACCGGCAATTGATTTTCGTATTAATTCAAACGATGAAATGTTGCCATATGCTTATATGCCGTTGATTTGGTCAAATAATGGTTCTGTCGTAAACGAAGATGGAACAAAGGCAGAAGGATACTTCAACTCCAAAGAGAGTGTAGAAGCAGTTCAATTCATTCAGAATCTTGTAAAAGAAGGCTATACAACTGTTAGTCCAGTCGAAAAAGGTTTTGAAACAGGAGAGTATCCAATGCTTTTGAGTGGTTCTTGGACGATTGCTGACATGAATACAAACTACAAAGATATTGATTTTGGTATCCTTCCTTACCCAGTATCTAGTAAGACGAAAAAATTAGTATCCCCTTCAGGTAGTTGGCAATTAGCTGTGACGACAAAATCTGATAAAAAAGAAGCCGCATCTGAATTTGTTAAATTTGCTACAAATACAGAATCAAGTGAAATTATTAGCTTGGGGAATTCGGTCCTTCCAATTCGTAAATCTACAATTGAAAATATCAAAGATAAAGTATCCGAACCAATGCGTTTCTTGATGGAACAAAATTCAAAAACAGCTCATGCTCGCCCAGTTGTCGTAGCATATCCTCAGGTTTCTCGAGCTTTTCAACAAGCAATGCAAGATATTAGCTATTATGAAGAAAATCCAAATGTGCAAAAAGTCTTGGATACTCGTACAAAAGAAATGCAAACCGCTATTGATCAGTCACTCAAATAA
- a CDS encoding LacI family DNA-binding transcriptional regulator: MVEQKKSITMKDVALEAGVSVGTVSRVINKENGIKEVTLRKVQRAIKTLDYIPDNYARGMKKNRTETIALIIPSIWHPFFSEFAYHVEKELLKYNYKLFICNADSDSQNEIEYIEMLKQNKVDGIIGITYSDIDKYILSDLPFVSIDRHFSENVCYVTSANYKGGQTAAEELVRRDNKHLAFIGSINMYENETILRSKGFREKAKELGVDVYHFEMKEPLINPEDQIRIFLQSHKEIDGIFTINDMMALRVISIMKELGKIAPDDYQIIGFDGLKTSVDQSYLVSTIVQDIGMMAKESVTMILKMIKQEEILEKRIVIPTYFWGDKTTKKIQTVLDK; encoded by the coding sequence ATGGTAGAGCAAAAAAAATCCATTACCATGAAAGATGTTGCTCTAGAAGCGGGAGTTAGCGTTGGGACCGTTTCACGTGTGATCAACAAAGAAAATGGCATCAAAGAAGTGACTTTAAGGAAAGTTCAAAGGGCTATAAAAACATTGGACTATATCCCTGATAATTATGCTCGAGGTATGAAAAAGAATAGAACAGAAACTATCGCTTTGATTATTCCGAGCATATGGCATCCATTTTTCTCGGAGTTTGCCTATCATGTTGAGAAAGAGTTATTAAAATATAATTATAAATTATTTATTTGTAACGCTGATAGCGATTCACAAAATGAAATCGAATATATCGAAATGTTGAAACAAAATAAAGTGGATGGAATTATTGGTATTACATATTCTGATATTGACAAATATATTTTATCTGATTTACCGTTTGTAAGTATAGATAGACATTTTTCGGAAAATGTATGCTATGTTACTTCAGCAAATTACAAAGGAGGACAAACTGCAGCAGAGGAACTGGTTAGAAGGGATAATAAGCACCTTGCTTTTATTGGTTCAATTAATATGTATGAGAATGAGACTATACTCAGAAGTAAAGGATTCAGAGAAAAAGCTAAGGAATTAGGAGTAGATGTCTATCATTTTGAAATGAAAGAACCTTTAATAAATCCTGAAGATCAGATAAGAATTTTTTTGCAATCTCATAAAGAAATTGATGGCATATTTACAATAAATGATATGATGGCTCTGAGAGTTATTAGTATTATGAAAGAACTGGGGAAAATAGCACCTGATGATTACCAGATAATTGGGTTTGATGGTTTAAAAACTTCTGTCGATCAATCTTATCTAGTGTCTACAATAGTTCAAGATATTGGTATGATGGCAAAAGAATCTGTTACAATGATACTGAAAATGATTAAGCAAGAAGAAATTCTAGAAAAACGAATCGTAATTCCCACATATTTTTGGGGAGATAAAACAACAAAAAAAATTCAAACAGTGCTTGACAAATAA
- a CDS encoding GNAT family N-acetyltransferase codes for MTIRFEENVSVENAQLVCKWSNSLGKSFQEQWMGTMIPFPLTIQILQDLEGIFSIFDGQEFVGLIQKIRLEDRNLHIGRFFINPQKQGQGLGSQALREFVSLAFENEDIDTISLNVYEANQTAYNLYQKEGFEIVQMVETPIRKYIMKKGR; via the coding sequence ATGACAATTCGTTTTGAAGAAAATGTGAGCGTAGAAAATGCTCAGCTCGTATGCAAATGGTCCAACTCCCTTGGCAAATCCTTTCAAGAACAATGGATGGGAACAATGATTCCTTTTCCCTTAACAATTCAAATCTTGCAAGATTTGGAAGGAATCTTTTCAATCTTTGATGGACAAGAGTTTGTGGGGCTTATCCAGAAAATCAGGCTAGAAGACAGGAATCTTCATATCGGGAGATTCTTTATCAATCCCCAGAAACAGGGGCAGGGCTTAGGTAGCCAGGCTTTAAGGGAATTTGTTAGTTTGGCCTTTGAAAATGAAGACATAGATACTATTTCTTTAAATGTCTACGAGGCAAATCAAACAGCTTACAATCTTTACCAAAAAGAAGGATTTGAAATCGTTCAAATGGTTGAAACACCTATACGAAAATACATCATGAAAAAGGGTAGATAG
- a CDS encoding prepilin peptidase, translating to MIDLYFFLVGSILASFLGLVIDRFPEQSIIRPASHCDSCQTRLRPLDLIPILSQVFHRFRCRYCKAPYPFWYALFELGLGFLFLAWAWGFLSSGQVILITTGLTLGIYDLRHQEYPLLVWLTFHLILMAFCGWNLVMIFFLILGIFAHFIDIRIGAGDFLFLSSCALVFSVTELLILIQFASATGILTFLLQKKKERLPFVPFLLLAACLIIFGKLLLV from the coding sequence ATGATTGATCTTTATTTTTTTCTTGTCGGGAGCATTCTCGCTTCTTTTCTAGGTTTGGTCATTGACCGTTTCCCTGAGCAATCCATTATCCGACCGGCTAGTCACTGCGATTCCTGTCAGACTCGCTTGCGTCCGCTAGATTTGATTCCTATCCTCTCTCAGGTCTTTCATCGCTTTCGCTGTCGCTACTGTAAGGCTCCTTATCCTTTCTGGTATGCCCTCTTTGAACTGGGCTTGGGATTCCTCTTTCTGGCTTGGGCTTGGGGATTTCTTTCCTCGGGACAAGTCATCCTGATAACTACTGGCTTGACCTTGGGCATCTATGACTTGCGCCATCAGGAATATCCCTTACTAGTCTGGCTAACGTTCCACCTAATCCTCATGGCTTTCTGTGGTTGGAATCTGGTCATGATTTTCTTCCTTATCCTTGGAATTTTTGCTCATTTTATCGATATCCGTATAGGAGCAGGTGATTTTCTTTTTCTATCATCTTGTGCACTCGTCTTTAGTGTGACAGAGTTGCTGATTTTGATTCAGTTTGCTTCTGCGACGGGGATTCTTACCTTTCTCCTCCAAAAGAAAAAGGAAAGACTCCCTTTCGTGCCTTTCCTCTTACTTGCTGCTTGTTTGATTATTTTTGGTAAGCTACTGCTTGTTTGA
- the trpA gene encoding tryptophan synthase subunit alpha, producing MPKTLTEKLNAIKAAGKGIFVPYIMAGDHEKGLDGLAETIHFLEDLGVSAIEVGIPFSDPVADGPVIEEAGLRSLAHGTSTQALVETLKTIQTEVPLVIMTYFNPLFQYGVEKFVKDLADTAVKGLIIPDLPHEHANFVEPFLVDTDIALIPLVSLTTGLERQKELIKGAEGFVYAVAINGVTGKSGNYRADLDKHLAQLHQVADIPVLTGFGVSSQADVERFNAVSDGVIVGSKIVKALHQGEPIEDFIKQAVAYQK from the coding sequence ATGCCTAAGACACTAACAGAAAAATTGAACGCTATCAAAGCAGCTGGAAAAGGAATTTTCGTTCCCTATATCATGGCTGGAGACCATGAGAAAGGTCTGGATGGTCTCGCTGAAACTATCCACTTTTTAGAAGATTTGGGTGTCTCAGCTATTGAAGTGGGTATTCCCTTTTCAGACCCTGTTGCAGATGGACCTGTGATCGAAGAAGCAGGCTTGCGCAGTCTAGCTCATGGGACTTCTACCCAGGCTTTGGTTGAAACCTTGAAAACCATTCAAACAGAGGTTCCGCTGGTCATCATGACCTACTTCAACCCCCTCTTTCAGTACGGTGTGGAGAAATTTGTCAAAGATCTAGCTGATACAGCGGTCAAGGGCTTGATTATCCCAGACCTGCCTCATGAACATGCCAACTTTGTAGAGCCCTTTTTGGTAGACACAGATATTGCCTTGATTCCTTTAGTGAGCTTGACCACAGGACTTGAACGTCAGAAAGAGTTGATCAAGGGAGCGGAAGGCTTTGTCTATGCCGTTGCTATCAATGGGGTGACAGGGAAGTCAGGAAATTACCGTGCAGACTTGGACAAGCACTTGGCACAATTGCATCAAGTAGCGGACATCCCAGTCTTGACAGGTTTTGGTGTATCTAGTCAAGCCGATGTCGAACGCTTCAATGCGGTGTCAGATGGAGTTATCGTCGGTTCAAAAATTGTAAAAGCTCTCCACCAAGGAGAGCCGATTGAGGACTTTATCAAACAAGCAGTAGCTTACCAAAAATAA